A portion of the Lolium rigidum isolate FL_2022 chromosome 1, APGP_CSIRO_Lrig_0.1, whole genome shotgun sequence genome contains these proteins:
- the LOC124684547 gene encoding laccase-15-like — MAKLSMAASNDLCIMAIVVLAAVAAAVSDGEAAAVEHTFIVSEMKMTHLCNETLVTVVNGQVPGPAIEVTEGDSVTVHVVNESPHNITIHWHGLKQRLNCWADGVPMVTQCPIRPGHNFTYRLNVTGQEGTLWWHAHVSCLRASLHGAFVIRPRHATYPFPKPDREIPIVIGEWWNMNLAQLAKNMEDGYYDDSSSATTINGKLGDLYNCSGVVEDGFVLDVEPGRTYLLRFVNAALYSEYYVKIAGHEFTVVGADANYVRPFTTDVVTIGPGETLDALVVANATPGRYYMVAVGGQAPKPDIQIPETRSRATVRYAVGAGNGDEAPPPVDPEMPDQHDYMVSFNFHGNLSSLSRPSSPPVPATADESLFVVLRMGSICRRGRLSCKRSGSKESIIVETMNNVSFQLPAAAAATPLLEELYYDHHRHNGTAGGDGSGLDQLYTLPDRPARPFNYTDRALIPWGPNEAWLEPTEKAAVARRFRHGAVVDMVFQNAAVMDTDNHPMHLHGHDMFVLAQGHDNYDAARDVARYNLVDPPLKNTVLVPRLGWAAVRFVADNPGVWYMHCHYELHVTIGMAAVFIIEDGPTLESALPAPPADFPKCDR, encoded by the exons ATGGCAAAGCTCTCCATGGCGGCCTCCAACGACCTCTGCATCATGGCCATTGTTGTGCTGGCCGCAGTGGCGGCTGCTGTCAgcgacggtgaggctgccgccgtTGAGCACACCTTCATT GTGAGCGAGATGAAGATGACACACCTGTGCAACGAGACGCTGGTCACCGTGGTGAACGGGCAGGTCCCTGGCCCTGCGATCGAGGTCACCGAGGGGGACTCTGTCACCGTCCATGTCGTCAACGAGTCACCCCACAACATAACAATCCATTG GCACGGACTGAAGCAGCGGCTCAACTGCTGGGCCGACGGTGTGCCGATGGTGACGCAGTGCCCTATCCGGCCAGGCCACAACTTCACCTACCGTCTCAATGTCACCGGGCAGGAAGGCACGCTGTGGTGGCACGCTCACGTCTCATGCCTCCGGGCGAGCCTGCACGGCGCCTTCGTCATCCGGCCGCGGCACGCCACCTACCCATTCCCCAAGCCCGACAGGGAGATCCCCATCGTCATAG GTGAGTGGTGGAACATGAACCTCGCGCAGTTGGCCAAGAACATGGAGGATGGCTACTACGACGACTCCTCCAGTGCAACCACGATCAATGGCAAGCTTGGGGATCTCTACAACTGCTCAG GGGTCGTGGAAGACGGCTTCGTGCTGGACGTGGAGCCCGGCAGGACGTACCTACTCCGCTTCGTCAACGCCGCGCTCTACTCCGAGTACTACGTCAAGATCGCCGGCCACGAGTTCACGGTGGTCGGCGCCGACGCCAACTACGTCCGCCCCTTCACCACTGACGTCGTCACCATCGGCCCCGGCGAGACGCTGGACGCGCTTGTGGTCGCCAACGCGACCCCCGGCAGGTACTACATGGTCGCCGTCGGTGGCCAGGCGCCCAAGCCCGACATCCAGATCCCCGAGACCCGGTCGAGAGCGACGGTGCGGTACGCGGTCGGCGCCGGCAACggcgatgaggcgccgccgccggtggatCCGGAGATGCCTGACCAGCACGACTACATGGTCTCCTTCAACTTCCACGGCAACTTGAGCAGCCTGAGCCGTCCGAGCTCGCCGCCGGTGCCGGCGACCGCTGACGAGAGCCTGTTCGTCGTGCTCCGCATGGGCTCCATCTGCCGCCGAGGCCGGCTGTCCTGCAAGAGGAGCGGGAGCAAGGAGTCAATCATCGTGGAGACGATGAACAACGTCTCCTTCCAGCTCCCCGCCGCGGCGGCCGCCACGCCGCTGCTGGAGGAGCTCTACTACGACCACCACCGCCACAACGGgacggccggcggcgacggcagcgGGCTTGACCAGCTGTACACGCTCCCGGACAGGCCGGCGAGGCCGTTCAACTACACCGACCGCGCCCTGATCCCGTGGGGACCCAACGAGGCGTGGCTGGAGCCGACGGAGAaggcggcggtggcgcggcggtTCCGGCACGGCGCGGTGGTGGACATGGTGTTCCAGAACGCGGCGGTGATGGACACGGACAACCATCCGATGCACCTGCACGGGCACGACATGTTCGTGCTCGCGCAGGGGCACGACAACTACGACGCGGCGAGGGACGTGGCGAGGTACAACCTGGTGGATCCGCCGCTCAAGAACACGGTGCTTGTCCCCAGGCTGGGGTGGGCCGCCGTCCGGTTCGTCGCCGACAATCCAG GGGTATGGTACATGCACTGCCACTACGAGCTTCATGTGACCATTGGAATGGCGGCTGTGTTCATCATAGAAGATGGGCCGACATTGGAATCAGCTCTTCCGGCGCCGCCTGCAGATTTTCCGAAATGCGATCGATAG